The genomic DNA AAGAATACGCTGTAAGAAAAGACTTGCATCCGCGTTGACCGTTTCGCCGTAAGCCGTTTCCAGCGCGATCGCTAATGCTGCCTCGAAATCATTCACAATTTCGGGATTTTGCTTAATCCGCTGGTCAAGAGAATCATTCTCCAGCAGCCGAACGAATGTCTTTTCTGCCGATTTGTAGTTGGGTGGTGTCGCGTTTGGGGAATGCCGAACCTCTTCCCGCATCCAGCGATCGGGACTCAACGTTTCTATCATAGTTGGGTAATTAAAATCGTTCTCGCCTATATTCCCACCAATGTCAGCATCTCGCTGTTTGTCGTTTATCAAAAGACTTAACGACAATGACGATCGCTGATGTAAACGATACTTTCCATTGGCTATCAATACCTTATCCAAGAGAGGATTTTCCCACCGTCCATCTAAGGGAGGACAAATGAGAGGAAAATGAATATTTCTAAACAAGTAACCTACGCTACTGTGAAATGGAAAAATTCCTATAGCGATCGCATCTTGCTAGGGGCAGAGGGGTGGATGAAGGAAGCGTAAGAGAGATATAAGCAGATAGATTGCTCACATGTTGTCTAGGCTCCGCCTGAATACGGTTGGAGGCGGCTCTGCCGCACATTGTATTTAGGGACACCAGGGTTCTAACAAAAAGTGAATTGTCTGCATATTCATATTTTTAATGTATTAATCCTGTGCGTTCAATATATTGGACATTACTAATTGTCCCTCTTACTCTAGAGGTTAGGTCTGGTCTTAAAAATTCAGTTAGTCAAGTCACGATCGCTCGTTTCAAGTTCTCGGCTGATCAAGACAGCGCATGACCCGCATCACGACAGGAATTTGATAGAGCAGAAAATAAAGGAAATCGCGTTGAGTCAGTTAATGCAACAGGATTCAAAATTTATTCGATCGTTTTTACGCCTCTCGATCGTCAATATCCTTTCCAACCTGATGGTTCCCCTCGCGGGAATTGTGGATGTCGCGTTTCTGGGACACCTTTCGGAAATTCGCTATCTGGCAGGCGTATCGCTGGCGACCGTGCTGTTTAACTACATTTACTGGACGTTTGGCTTCCTGCGGATGGGGACAACCGGAATGACGGCGCAGGCAGTGGGGCGGAGGGACGAAACGGAGGCACTGGCGATCGGGGTAAGGCATGGTCTGATGGCTCTGGCAATCGGCGTTTTGATTCTGATCTTGCAGGTTCCGCTGAGGACGATCGGTTTTGCGCTGCTCAGTGCTACGCCAGAGGTAAAGGCGGCAGGGCAGGACTATTTTCATGCGCTGATCTGGGGTGCGCCTGCAACGCTGATTAACTTTGTGCTGATTGGCTGGTATCTGGGACGGGGACAGAGCGGTAAGGTGCTGCTGCTTTCGGCGGTGAGTAACGGCAGCAATATCGTGCTGGACTATTTTTTTGTGGGACAGTGGGGCTGGGCGAGTGCGGGGGCGGGCTGGTCTACGGCGCTGGCGCAATATTTGATGCTGCTGGTCGGTCTGGGACTGCTGGCACGGGAGTTTCGCTGGCGGGATGTGCAGAAGGTTAGAGACCAGCTCTGGGAGCGATCGGCGCTGCTGGCGGTGTTTAATCTGAATCGGGATATTCTGATTCGCACCTTCGTTTTAGTCTCGACCTTTGCGCTGTTTACCAACCTCAGTTCGGCGTTCAGCACAGATATTCTGGCAACCAATACGGTTTTGCTTCAGGTGGTAACGCTGGCGGCGTACTTTATCGACGGATTTGCCTTTGCCACGGAAAGCTATGCCGGACT from Leptolyngbya ohadii IS1 includes the following:
- the gntT gene encoding guanitoxin biosynthesis MATE family efflux transporter GntT; its protein translation is MQQDSKFIRSFLRLSIVNILSNLMVPLAGIVDVAFLGHLSEIRYLAGVSLATVLFNYIYWTFGFLRMGTTGMTAQAVGRRDETEALAIGVRHGLMALAIGVLILILQVPLRTIGFALLSATPEVKAAGQDYFHALIWGAPATLINFVLIGWYLGRGQSGKVLLLSAVSNGSNIVLDYFFVGQWGWASAGAGWSTALAQYLMLLVGLGLLAREFRWRDVQKVRDQLWERSALLAVFNLNRDILIRTFVLVSTFALFTNLSSAFSTDILATNTVLLQVVTLAAYFIDGFAFATESYAGLFRGQGTVKGLLRLLQIAGGLSLVMGLLFAIAFILFPLPLFGFMTDHNTILNGVQQYVFWLLPVLGFGSIAYMLDGYFLGLTEGATLRRAAVLSTLVGFVPVAIGAAWLRSPHLLWLALTLFMLARSVTLGVKVPPTLRANSPLGQPQENPDG